In one Melaminivora jejuensis genomic region, the following are encoded:
- a CDS encoding acyltransferase family protein — MTPPQRSNFHPQYRPDIDGLRALAILPVLAFHAFPSLAPGGFAGVDIFFVISGYLIGLIILRSLQRGSFRFAEFYAHRVRRIFPALAAVLAASLLAGWFVLLPQEYRLLGKHVLTSAAFLQNFALQREAGYFDVASDGKPLLHLWSLAVEEHFYLLFPLLAWALWRLGRSAMWLGLLLAATGSLLWGALGGIDATAAFYWPHLRAWELLAGALLAHWQITRETTRQTAHTSSPGAHAGQHLAAWLGLTAIAGSVLGLDSSTRWPGWAALLPVSGAALLIAAGSQAWPNRHLLAWRPLVWVGLISYPLYLWHWPLLVLLRIVEGGQPPLLLRLAAVALSVLLAALTWRYIERPLRRRPGPRVVAGLCVLLALLAGLGWAVKRHAGLPQRLPPDMAAALAVLDAPDRPWLPGQQQADCQAQLQGLLPQSVASLMFCRRVPGTERYNTVLLGDSHAVSLYPGLVQALAGSPWQAEHMGFALAAPLWGLVAGGPDPATDEWIGIRRAGNEAIRRHVLATPGLHTVILDARWPAYLHGVGFGEADAQVRGSVYSDLPGVPADNALLFEAALRNTLGQLSAAGRQVVFVFDAPELGFAAPSCLPARPWSWRAQAARTPCAIARQDYEARSQAYRALVNRVLADFPQVLPVDGAPAFCDDQWCWGMQGGELLYYDSNHITRAGALRLGQRIRQALERQQTQPQAQAR; from the coding sequence ATGACGCCGCCCCAGCGCAGCAACTTCCATCCGCAATACCGCCCCGACATCGACGGCCTGCGCGCCCTGGCCATCCTGCCGGTGCTGGCCTTTCACGCCTTTCCCAGCCTGGCGCCGGGCGGCTTTGCCGGGGTGGACATCTTCTTCGTCATCTCCGGCTACCTGATCGGGCTGATCATCCTGCGCAGCCTGCAGCGCGGCAGCTTTCGCTTCGCCGAGTTCTATGCCCACCGGGTGCGGCGCATCTTCCCGGCGCTGGCGGCAGTGCTGGCCGCCAGCTTGCTGGCTGGCTGGTTCGTGCTGCTGCCGCAGGAATACCGGCTGCTGGGCAAGCACGTGCTCACCAGCGCCGCCTTCCTGCAGAACTTTGCCCTGCAGCGCGAGGCCGGCTACTTCGACGTGGCCTCGGACGGCAAGCCGCTGCTGCACCTGTGGTCGCTGGCCGTGGAGGAGCATTTCTATCTGCTGTTTCCCCTGCTGGCCTGGGCCTTGTGGCGGCTGGGACGCAGCGCCATGTGGCTCGGCCTGCTGCTGGCGGCGACCGGCTCGCTGCTCTGGGGCGCGCTGGGCGGCATCGACGCCACCGCCGCCTTCTACTGGCCGCACCTGCGCGCCTGGGAGCTGCTGGCCGGCGCCCTGCTGGCGCACTGGCAGATCACGCGCGAGACCACGCGCCAGACCGCGCACACCAGCAGCCCGGGCGCGCACGCCGGGCAGCACCTGGCGGCCTGGCTGGGCCTGACGGCCATCGCCGGCAGCGTGCTGGGCCTGGACTCCAGCACCCGCTGGCCTGGCTGGGCCGCTTTGCTGCCAGTCAGCGGCGCGGCACTGCTGATTGCCGCCGGCAGCCAGGCCTGGCCCAACCGCCACCTGCTGGCCTGGCGCCCGCTGGTCTGGGTCGGCCTGATCAGCTATCCGCTGTATCTGTGGCACTGGCCGCTGCTGGTGTTGCTGCGCATCGTCGAAGGAGGCCAGCCGCCGCTGCTACTGCGCCTGGCGGCGGTAGCCCTCAGCGTACTGCTGGCCGCCCTGACCTGGCGCTACATCGAGCGCCCGCTGCGCCGCCGCCCCGGCCCCCGGGTGGTCGCCGGCCTGTGCGTACTGCTGGCGCTGCTGGCTGGCCTGGGCTGGGCGGTGAAGCGCCACGCTGGCCTGCCCCAGCGCTTGCCGCCGGACATGGCCGCCGCCCTGGCCGTGCTGGATGCGCCCGACCGGCCCTGGCTGCCCGGGCAGCAGCAGGCCGATTGCCAGGCGCAGCTGCAGGGCCTGCTGCCGCAGTCGGTGGCTTCGCTGATGTTCTGCCGACGCGTGCCGGGCACCGAGCGCTACAACACCGTGCTGCTGGGCGACTCGCACGCGGTCAGCCTCTACCCCGGACTGGTGCAGGCACTGGCCGGCAGCCCCTGGCAAGCCGAGCACATGGGCTTTGCCCTGGCAGCCCCGCTGTGGGGCCTGGTGGCTGGCGGCCCCGACCCGGCCACGGACGAATGGATCGGCATCCGGCGCGCCGGCAATGAGGCCATCCGCCGCCATGTACTGGCCACCCCCGGGCTGCACACCGTCATCCTGGATGCCCGCTGGCCGGCCTATCTGCACGGCGTCGGCTTCGGCGAGGCCGATGCCCAGGTGCGCGGCAGCGTGTATTCCGACCTGCCCGGCGTGCCAGCCGACAACGCCCTGCTTTTCGAGGCGGCGCTGCGCAACACCCTGGGCCAGCTCAGCGCTGCCGGCCGGCAAGTGGTGTTTGTCTTCGACGCCCCGGAGCTGGGCTTTGCCGCCCCATCGTGCCTGCCGGCCCGGCCCTGGAGCTGGCGCGCGCAAGCCGCGCGCACCCCTTGCGCCATCGCGCGCCAGGACTACGAGGCGCGCAGCCAGGCCTACCGGGCCTTGGTCAACCGCGTGCTGGCGGACTTCCCGCAAGTCCTGCCCGTCGATGGCGCGCCGGCCTTCTGCGATGACCAGTGGTGCTGGGGAATGCAGGGCGGCGAACTGCTGTACTACGACAGCAACCACATCACCCGCGCCGGTGCGCTGCGCCTGGGGCAGCGCATCCGGCAGGCGCTGGAGCGCCAGCAAACACAACCACAAGCGCAAGCGCGCTGA